From the genome of Halobacteriovorax marinus SJ:
ATTTCGATACTTTAGGCAAGAAAGAAATTGGCACAGAACACGCAATAACCAGCACCACAAGTGAGAATTTTATTAAACCAATCCAAGGGATATTTATGACAACTAAGAAATTACTTACGAGTGCACTTCTCTTACTAAGTGTAAACTCCATGGCCGCAGGTGGCTTTGCTGAAGCGAGATGCTCAAGCTGGGGAGATAATTTAAACCAACCACAAGCTTCGCAGAGATGGAAGTGGGCCATGAAGTGTGATGTGGCCAATAGTAGATTGCTGTGGACATATAGAGAGTATACAGCACCAGATGGTTCAAAAAGACCTGCATACCCTATTTATGGTGTTCTTCATGAAGACTTTAGAAAAGACCCTACTAACCCTCTACGTTGGTTTCCACCTAAGAGCGAGTCAGCAGATTGTTATATTCCAGAAAATTACGAGATTGTAGGATTCTGTGCTGGTGGTTGCTACACAGCTGACCAGATGATTTTAGTTAATAATAGAGAGTTTTCAATCAAAGATATGCAAGACACAAATATGAAAAGTGTTATGACTCTCGATGAAGACTCAGCACTTGGTTCAATTAAGACTAAGAACGGAAAGGTATTTTCTTATATGAAGTCTATTGTTTCAGGAACTCATCCAGTCATAAGACTTGAGACAGAAAGTGGAAAGAAGCTTGAAGTGACTTTAGAGCACCCTCTTATTGATAATCATGGATCTTATATTAGCGCGCAGGACTTAAAAGTAGGTTCAATGATTCTCAATGAATTTGGTGAAGGCGAGAGAGTAACAAGTGTTGAAAAGACTGAAATCGAAGGAAAGGTCTACAACCTTAGAACTGATGGATCAAAAGAGTCGGACAGAATCATTGTTGCTGGTGGACTTTTAAATGGTGATCTCACTATCCAACAAAGAAAGGCCAATAAGGCAAACCAAGTTCTCCTAAGAAAGAAAATGATTCGTGGAGAATTAATTAAATAAGCTTAAGACTTAACCCAAGGCCCTTTATTGGGCCTTACCTTAATTTTAAACGCTGGATTAACTATGAATAAGAAAATTACACAACTCCTCTCAATTGCTCTTATAAGTATGAGCTGTAATAAGGCGCCGGCAACAGAGGCACCTACGACGAATAATAGCGGTAATAGAAGCATTCAAAAGCTAAGTTGTACGACACCTTCTATAGCAAATAACTTTGATATCGACTCTTGCGCCATAGACGCCTGTGAAATTGCAGGTGGAGAGTATACGCAGAATGGTTGTGAGTGCCAAAGTGGAGAGACTTTCATAATGGAAGAGGAACCTAAGTGTGTTTCTTATACAAAGTCAGTTGGTGTAAATAGAAGAGAAAAAGAAGAGCATGAGTATATTAACTATTCAAGCTTTACTGAAGACGATTTATATTCAATTGATATATATAATTATGATGTAGAAAATGAAGTGGAGGATTTATTCCTTCCAAATTTTGTTGCACCAAATTTTCTTACTCTAAGATATCTTAATCCAGCTAAGACAATAGCAAAGAAATTTGTAGATAATGCCAGAAAGAATCCTAATATCTTCATTAGAAAGACTTTTGGAGATATCTCCCCTATTGAATCTATTCGCTTTAATGAATACTCTGAGCTCTCTTTTGAAGCACCTTTCTATGACTATATTTCTCATGTTATGGATACTGATTTTGAGGCCAGTGAGCGCTATTATTTCTCTGAAAAAGGATGTCTTGAGCATTGCAAGAAGTCCATGAGCTTTGACTTTGATCAAATCATTGCCAAGAGAACGAGAGAATACTTTAAGGGGATCCTTGCTTTTGACTATATCGAAATTAGAAATCGTGAGGAGTTCATTCTCTCTGCTAAGGTAGATCTACTTGCTAGAACTATTCTTACTCTCAATAAGGGCAATGCTGATTCCCTTAAAGTAAAATACACATTATTCCCGTTCTCAATGCAGACAAGTGGTGAGTCGCTAGAGAGCATTATAGATGAAAATGAAGACCTTCAAGTAAAGAAGGTTAAAAGATATAACTGGGGTAACGTCATTCTCTGTGACAATGGTGTTCTTCCTAATGACAAGAATCTAAGTAGAGATATAAACTTAGAGAGAGGGCCAAATGATAACTCTCTCTACGGTTGGCTTGACCAGGTTAGAGATCAGTCAGATTTCTACAATGGAGCTATTAATATTGATCAACTTGCTTCTGGTGTGAAAGGAGCCTCTGAGCACGGAAGATCTGTTGTAAACTATATGAAAATGGTCAACGTTGCCTCAATCAGTCTAAATAGTTGCTTAGGTGACTTTGATAATTGGGTCAATAATACTTTTGAACATGACTATAAAGTTGTTAATTACTCATACTCTGATTACCTAGATAATAAGGCATGCCTATCTAATCACCATTGGAATAAGGTAAAGAAACACCCAAAGGCCAAGAGAATGTTATGGGTCTTTGCTGCTGGTAATGAGAAGTCTTACCTTACTCCTGAGACAGCAACTCTATGCCCTCAAAATATTGTAACAAGAGATACCAACGCTCTTATAGTTGGAGCATCTCCAGAATTTGGTGGTGTCACAAATAGAGGAAAGACATTTGTTGATCTCTTTGCTGACGCTCCATCAACATCGACTGCTACGGCCATCGTGAGTTCTCTAGCTGCAAATCTGTTGAAGCTCTATCCATCACTAAGTGTATCTGATGTAAAAAGAGCCCTACTAGCATCAGTTGAAGATACTGGTCTTAGCTCTAGAACTGGTGGAGTACTAGATAAAGATCTTGCCTACAAAGCTGCAAAAGAAATTAATAAGAATAGAAATATTAACAATCTAGATCTTCTTAGAGAAGTTCACTGTAACGGTAGAAGATACTTCTGCAAGGTGGATGAGTCATGGGAAGAGAGATTTTAAAACGAGGTTTACTATGAATAAAAGAGATCAAATTATTTTCTCTGTTGTCTGCTTGGCCATTGCCTTTCTAACACTTAGAAGTGATGGGAGTAAGAATGATGAAAGAAAATTAGACACGAATAAGAATGAAGTAAAGTCACTTGAGAAGACTTCTAAAGGCAAGAAAAGGTCCCACTTCAAAGTGATCGAAGAAAAAGTTGCAAAGAAGAATGATGTGCTTATCTCGCATTCAAAGCTTAGATC
Proteins encoded in this window:
- a CDS encoding Hint domain-containing protein, with the protein product MTTKKLLTSALLLLSVNSMAAGGFAEARCSSWGDNLNQPQASQRWKWAMKCDVANSRLLWTYREYTAPDGSKRPAYPIYGVLHEDFRKDPTNPLRWFPPKSESADCYIPENYEIVGFCAGGCYTADQMILVNNREFSIKDMQDTNMKSVMTLDEDSALGSIKTKNGKVFSYMKSIVSGTHPVIRLETESGKKLEVTLEHPLIDNHGSYISAQDLKVGSMILNEFGEGERVTSVEKTEIEGKVYNLRTDGSKESDRIIVAGGLLNGDLTIQQRKANKANQVLLRKKMIRGELIK
- a CDS encoding S8 family serine peptidase, yielding MNKKITQLLSIALISMSCNKAPATEAPTTNNSGNRSIQKLSCTTPSIANNFDIDSCAIDACEIAGGEYTQNGCECQSGETFIMEEEPKCVSYTKSVGVNRREKEEHEYINYSSFTEDDLYSIDIYNYDVENEVEDLFLPNFVAPNFLTLRYLNPAKTIAKKFVDNARKNPNIFIRKTFGDISPIESIRFNEYSELSFEAPFYDYISHVMDTDFEASERYYFSEKGCLEHCKKSMSFDFDQIIAKRTREYFKGILAFDYIEIRNREEFILSAKVDLLARTILTLNKGNADSLKVKYTLFPFSMQTSGESLESIIDENEDLQVKKVKRYNWGNVILCDNGVLPNDKNLSRDINLERGPNDNSLYGWLDQVRDQSDFYNGAINIDQLASGVKGASEHGRSVVNYMKMVNVASISLNSCLGDFDNWVNNTFEHDYKVVNYSYSDYLDNKACLSNHHWNKVKKHPKAKRMLWVFAAGNEKSYLTPETATLCPQNIVTRDTNALIVGASPEFGGVTNRGKTFVDLFADAPSTSTATAIVSSLAANLLKLYPSLSVSDVKRALLASVEDTGLSSRTGGVLDKDLAYKAAKEINKNRNINNLDLLREVHCNGRRYFCKVDESWEERF